One Arthrobacter sp. B3I4 genomic window, GCAGCGCACGGAGCGGATCGCGGACCTGCTGGCCGAAAGTGCGTCACCAGCGGCAGCCCCACAAGCGAACGACAAGAAGGAAATCAGGGAAGCAGAAGGATAGGAAGGGTTCGACATGACAGTCATCAGTTCAACCAAGAACCTTGAGGCGCTCAGCCTCACCCTCGTCTCGGAGTTCAACGCCGGCGTCGAGCGCGTCTGGCAGATCTGGGAGGATCCGCGCCAGCTCGAGCGCTGGTGGGGCCCGCCCACCTGGCCGGCGACCTTCGAGAAGCACGACTTCGTCCCGGGCGGCGAGGCGAGCTACTACATGACCGGGCCCGACGGTGAGAAGGCCCGCGGCTGGTGGCGGTTTGTCTCGATCGAAGCACCGCACCGCCTGGTTTTCGACGACGGTTTCGCCGACGACAACGGTGAGCCCGTGGCTGACCTTGGCACCATCCACGGCACGGTCACCCTGGAACCGCTCGGGAACCGGACCCGGATGACCGTGCTGTCCACCTTCGAGACGGAGGAGCAGATGGAAAAGATCGTGGCCATGGGAATGGAAGAAGGCATGAAGGGTGCCCTCGGCCAAGTGGACGCGGTCCTCGCCGAGCACGCCCACGCCTGACGGGCGGTGCGGCGCAGCGTTACGGCAGTGCGGGCGGCGGCGGGAGGCTCCGCCGCCGCCCGCACTGCACACCGGTGAGGGGCATGCCCGGCACGACGCCCACGCCGACCTCCTCCGCGCACCCGACGACTGGCAGACGGGGGAGTAGCAGTCCCACTATGCTGGCGCTTTCAGGACCATCAGTATCTGGAAGGACATCATGGGCAACGGAGCTTCATGGCAGGAAACCATCACCCCGGGGCGTTTCGCCGGCTGGACCGTCATCGTCACCGGTGCCGGGTCCGGCATCGGGCTAGCTACCGCGCTGCGGGTGGCAAAGGAGGGCGGCAGGGTGGTCGCCGCGGACGTCAGCAAGGAACGGCTCGACGACCTGGTGGCACAGAACGGGAGCCTGGACCTCGTCCCGGTGGCCGGGGACATTTCCACCGAAGAGACGATTGCCGCCATCGTCGCCGCTGCCGGGGGCAGGGTGGACGCGCTCGCGAACGTGGCCGGCATCATGGACCGGTTCGCCCCGATCCACGAAGTGGAGGACGACGTCTGGGAGCGGGTTTTCAGGGTCAACGTCACCGCACTAATACGCCTGACCCGGGCGGTCATCCCGCTGATGCTCGAAGCCGGAACCGGGTCCGTGGTCAATGTCGCCTCGGAGGCGGGGCTGCGCGGGTCCGCCGCCGGCGCCGCCTACACCGCGTCTAAGCACGCCGTCGTCGGGCTGACCAAGAACTCCGCGGTGATGTACGGGCCGAAGGGACTGCGCTTCAACGCGGTGGCGCCAGGGGCGACGCTCACCAACATCGCGGCCGACTGGGGCTCGCAGCTGGCCGCCGAGCGCCTCGGCCCGCTGATGGGGGCGAACGTTCCGACGCCGGCCACGGCGGCCCAGCTGGCAGCCTCGATCACCTTTCTGCTCAGCAATGACGGCACCAACGTCAACGGGGCCATTCTCGCCTCGGACGGAGGTTGGTCCGCACTCTAGTTTCGAGGGAGCGGCAAAGGGATGTCCCGGCCACCGAGCGGCCGGGACATCCCTTTCGTTACTACTGCGGGCTGGCCCCGGGACGAACCCTAGGCGGCCGGTTTCAGCGCGGTCTGCCAGACGGCGACGGCCTTGGCGGTGCTGAAGGTCCAGGTAGCGGTGCCGCTGGCGCCGGCCGTGGCCTGGGGCTTATCTGCAGCCTCGCCGATCTGGCCGCCGGATGCTTCCCAGCGCTCGGTCCAGCCGCTCGGAGGCGTGGCTCCCGGGCTGCCGCTGTCGAAGCCGACGCCGCCGATCAGCATGGCGCCGTTGCTGGCGGTGGTAATGCTGGGTGCAGTGATGCTCGTCGCCGAGTAGCTCGTGTTCACCGCCGTTGCCACCGAGCTGTCCAGCGGCGTCGTGTTGTTGACCCCGCGGTAGGCGGTGACGCCGGCCCCCCACTTGACGGCGGTGCTCAGGGTCCAGCTGTAACTGCCTGGGTCGGAGGTTCCGACCACGTGGTAGTAGCTGAACACTTTCGCGCCGCTGCTTGAGGAGCTGTTGATGCCCAGGCCGTTGACGATCGCCGTCCAGCCCGCCGGGGCAGTGGCCGTTGGGGCCAAGTCGGCGGTTATTGAAGCGACCAGCACATCACCGGCGGCAGCGCCGGCCGGCTTGTTCAACGTAACGGTCGACGACGCCGTCGTGGCGCTCGCGGTGGTCGCCGCGCCAACGGTAATCCCGGACGACGGCGGCGGCGGGGTGGTCGCCCCGCTGACCGTGATCACGGTGCTCGCCGACGTCGAGCCTGCACTGTTGGCAGCCGTCAGCGTGGCGGTGTAGGAGCCCGCGGCGCTGTAGGTGTGGGTCGGGTTCTGCACGTTCGACGTCCCGCCGTCACCGAAGTTCCACGACCAGGAGGTGGGTGCTCC contains:
- a CDS encoding SRPBCC domain-containing protein, with protein sequence MTVISSTKNLEALSLTLVSEFNAGVERVWQIWEDPRQLERWWGPPTWPATFEKHDFVPGGEASYYMTGPDGEKARGWWRFVSIEAPHRLVFDDGFADDNGEPVADLGTIHGTVTLEPLGNRTRMTVLSTFETEEQMEKIVAMGMEEGMKGALGQVDAVLAEHAHA
- a CDS encoding SDR family NAD(P)-dependent oxidoreductase, whose protein sequence is MGNGASWQETITPGRFAGWTVIVTGAGSGIGLATALRVAKEGGRVVAADVSKERLDDLVAQNGSLDLVPVAGDISTEETIAAIVAAAGGRVDALANVAGIMDRFAPIHEVEDDVWERVFRVNVTALIRLTRAVIPLMLEAGTGSVVNVASEAGLRGSAAGAAYTASKHAVVGLTKNSAVMYGPKGLRFNAVAPGATLTNIAADWGSQLAAERLGPLMGANVPTPATAAQLAASITFLLSNDGTNVNGAILASDGGWSAL